CCTGATGGTCATACCATGCTTGAGGTATTGAGGGTTCGGCCTAAACTCGTTGACACCGTCCCTTGCATGCGGCATTTTCTCTGCGCGTAGCCAATTCACTGGCATAACAGAACAGGAACCGTTTTAAGGAGGTTTTCTATGCTTCGCATCACCCGTTTAGTCAGCGTTCTCGCCCTTTCCACGGCTTTCGTGGCCATGGGCGGAATCGCCGGCGCACAGACGACCATGCCCTCAGGCGGTGAAGGAACGGACCCCGGCCGGGGCATGGCGGAAGTATCGTTGACGGGCGGCAAGGTATCTATCGACTACGGCCGGCCGGAGATGAAGGGCAGGGACATGCTGGCCATGGCGCCTGACGGCTTCGTCTGGCGTTTCGGCAGCAACAAATCCACCACCTTCACGACGGACGCCGATCTCATGTTCGGCGACAAGTCGCTTGCCAAGGGTTCCTACAGCGCATGGATCAAGCACGTGGAAGGCGATTCCTGGTCGCTCATCCTCAAC
This genomic stretch from Gemmatimonadota bacterium harbors:
- a CDS encoding DUF2911 domain-containing protein; the encoded protein is MLRITRLVSVLALSTAFVAMGGIAGAQTTMPSGGEGTDPGRGMAEVSLTGGKVSIDYGRPEMKGRDMLAMAPDGFVWRFGSNKSTTFTTDADLMFGDKSLAKGSYSAWIKHVEGDSWSLILNSEVGIWGAPGAKRENDVLEVPLTYSVENEMIERLTVRLMEREGQGYLGVAWGTHRLIVGFSTK